A stretch of the Sulfurimonas sp. HSL3-1 genome encodes the following:
- a CDS encoding arylesterase, with the protein MLKAFASLLLLLLLAAIYFMKSAPEVTPLQTGDTILAFGDSITHGYGASAHESYPVVLQTLTGSPVINAGVNGDTTSEGLARFPGVLEDDTIRLMLLCLGGNDILQQRSKRRLKANLKRIVQMAKAKKIDVVLIGVPTFGVFGMTSLPLYKEIAEEEGIPYMPSLLPDVLGDRALRADYVHPNAAGYRVIAERVAERLRSLGYVE; encoded by the coding sequence ATGCTTAAAGCCTTTGCCTCTCTTCTCCTTCTGCTGCTCCTGGCAGCAATCTATTTTATGAAATCGGCTCCAGAGGTCACCCCTTTGCAAACAGGCGACACGATTCTCGCGTTCGGCGACAGCATTACCCACGGTTACGGCGCATCGGCCCATGAAAGCTACCCTGTCGTGTTGCAGACACTGACCGGTTCCCCGGTGATCAATGCCGGCGTGAACGGCGATACGACATCGGAGGGGCTGGCGCGCTTCCCCGGCGTGCTTGAAGATGACACTATCCGGCTGATGCTGCTCTGTTTGGGCGGGAACGACATTTTGCAGCAGCGTTCGAAGCGCCGTCTGAAAGCAAACCTCAAACGTATCGTACAGATGGCCAAAGCGAAAAAGATCGATGTTGTATTGATCGGAGTTCCGACATTCGGGGTTTTCGGTATGACGTCGCTGCCGCTGTATAAGGAGATCGCCGAGGAGGAGGGCATACCCTATATGCCTTCACTACTGCCGGATGTCTTGGGGGACCGGGCGCTTAGAGCAGACTATGTGCACCCTAACGCGGCGGGATACCGTGTCATCGCTGAAAGGGTTGCGGAACGACTGCGCTCCCTGGGGTATGTCGAATAG
- a CDS encoding 5'-nucleotidase: protein MAFDLSSVLVIGISSRALFDLEASNRIFEEEGLEAYRAYQLEHEKVPLEKGTAFPLVEALLGLNVKAGKQVVEVIVMSRNSPDTGLRVFNSVEHYGLPITRAAFSGGTSLSPYLDSFKVDLFLSKSEEDVQQAVDGGVAAAVLYAPPQSAGHHDDQIRIAFDADAVLFSEASELIYKRDGIEAFWAHEKAHADEPLEAGPFAKLLITLSYLQRHFAPSPSPVRIAIVTARNSPAHERVIQTLRRWGVNVDEAFFLGGLGKEAILEAYGAHIFFDDQDVHLDGASRVVPSGKVPYKSDSPIRTLIPEEK, encoded by the coding sequence ATGGCATTTGATCTCTCTTCGGTTTTGGTGATCGGCATCTCCTCGAGGGCGCTCTTCGACCTCGAGGCTTCCAACCGCATTTTCGAGGAGGAGGGACTTGAGGCGTACCGCGCCTACCAGCTTGAACACGAGAAAGTCCCCCTTGAAAAGGGGACGGCGTTCCCCCTCGTTGAGGCCCTGCTGGGTCTCAACGTGAAGGCGGGGAAGCAGGTCGTCGAGGTGATAGTCATGTCGCGCAACTCCCCCGATACGGGACTGCGGGTCTTCAACTCCGTCGAACACTACGGGCTGCCGATCACACGGGCGGCGTTCAGCGGCGGAACGTCGCTCTCGCCCTACCTGGACTCCTTCAAAGTCGACCTGTTCCTCTCCAAGTCCGAAGAGGACGTCCAGCAGGCCGTTGACGGCGGGGTGGCCGCCGCGGTGCTCTACGCGCCGCCGCAGAGTGCCGGACACCATGACGACCAGATCCGCATCGCCTTCGATGCCGACGCGGTCCTCTTTTCCGAAGCGAGCGAATTGATCTACAAACGCGACGGCATCGAGGCGTTCTGGGCACACGAGAAGGCGCACGCGGACGAGCCCCTGGAAGCGGGACCGTTCGCGAAGCTGCTGATTACCCTCTCGTACCTGCAGCGCCACTTCGCCCCGTCACCGTCGCCGGTGCGTATTGCCATTGTCACGGCGCGCAACTCGCCGGCCCACGAACGGGTTATCCAGACCCTGCGGCGCTGGGGCGTCAACGTGGATGAAGCTTTTTTCCTGGGCGGGCTGGGCAAGGAGGCGATCCTCGAAGCGTACGGGGCCCACATCTTCTTTGATGACCAGGACGTCCATCTGGACGGGGCGTCGCGGGTCGTACCGTCGGGCAAGGTCCCCTACAAGAGCGATTCGCCGATTCGCACACTTATCCCCGAGGAGAAATAG
- a CDS encoding ArsS family sensor histidine kinase, which translates to MTNINPRSIIFAARLVGAITALLLIAATLMALYLSIQLDKRNEIQRAVMLYDLLFMTKPTPEAFARYLKEHQLTPVGGEVMKRIREEGKPFIEDPLLRRTFQSGNIEIFVYDMHCYYAYKMHDMYYYRSDKEMTPYMLYILIAATLVLVTVILLYRYMSGSIEPLQNLHRQILRFADGEKGIDTKVEGSDEVAQVANAFHDSVQKIEALQRSRSLFLRNVMHELKTPISKGKLLAHLLEINPKDKAILEELFEQMQGHLNDLARVESLTARHLQLDIRFYACIDVLDQAIDLLDVPRSELEITVGNEKIMVDFDLFAYALKNLIDNAVKYASHRPVSIAFSENCLRIANAGEPFKEEYTHYLKAYQRDLSQHSLEGMGLGLYIVNEIVTRHGYALRYAYEEGQHVFKICFDNAPRAARLPET; encoded by the coding sequence TTGACGAACATTAACCCCCGTTCCATCATCTTTGCCGCCCGCCTGGTCGGCGCCATTACGGCCCTGCTGCTGATCGCCGCGACCCTGATGGCGCTCTACCTCTCCATCCAGCTCGACAAACGCAACGAGATCCAGCGTGCCGTCATGCTCTACGACCTGCTTTTTATGACAAAGCCGACGCCCGAAGCGTTTGCGCGTTACCTTAAAGAGCATCAGCTCACCCCCGTCGGCGGGGAGGTGATGAAACGCATCCGCGAAGAGGGCAAGCCCTTCATTGAGGATCCGCTCCTGCGTCGTACCTTCCAGTCGGGGAACATCGAGATCTTTGTCTATGACATGCACTGCTATTACGCCTACAAGATGCATGACATGTATTACTACCGCAGCGACAAGGAGATGACGCCCTACATGCTCTATATCCTCATCGCGGCCACACTCGTCCTGGTGACGGTGATCCTGCTTTACCGCTACATGTCGGGCTCTATCGAACCGCTGCAGAACCTGCACCGGCAGATCCTCCGCTTCGCCGACGGGGAGAAGGGGATCGACACGAAGGTCGAAGGGAGCGACGAGGTGGCGCAGGTGGCCAACGCCTTCCACGACAGCGTCCAGAAAATCGAAGCCCTGCAGCGCAGCCGTTCGCTTTTCCTCCGCAACGTCATGCATGAGCTCAAAACCCCTATTAGCAAAGGGAAGCTGCTGGCGCATCTGTTGGAGATCAACCCGAAAGACAAGGCGATCCTTGAGGAACTGTTTGAACAGATGCAGGGACACCTGAACGACCTGGCGAGAGTGGAGTCGCTGACGGCGCGCCACCTGCAGCTCGATATCCGCTTTTATGCCTGTATCGACGTTTTGGACCAGGCGATCGACCTGCTGGACGTGCCGCGTTCGGAGTTGGAGATCACCGTCGGTAACGAGAAGATCATGGTGGATTTCGACCTCTTTGCCTATGCGCTCAAAAACCTGATTGACAACGCGGTAAAGTATGCTTCACACCGGCCGGTGTCCATCGCCTTCTCGGAAAATTGCCTCCGTATTGCCAATGCCGGGGAGCCGTTCAAGGAGGAGTATACCCACTACCTCAAGGCATACCAGCGCGATCTCTCCCAGCACTCCCTGGAGGGGATGGGACTGGGGCTCTATATCGTCAACGAGATCGTGACGCGCCACGGCTATGCGCTGCGTTACGCGTACGAAGAGGGGCAGCATGTCTTCAAGATCTGTTTTGATAATGCACCCCGGGCGGCGCGGTTGCCTGAAACATAG
- a CDS encoding TIGR00730 family Rossman fold protein, whose protein sequence is MASEQKIEQRYVKDIKSSDVWSVFKILADFVKGFDELGDLGPAVTIFGSARVDETHPWYAKTVELSGKLAASGFNVISGGGPGIMEAANRGAYEHREAGVESVGLNIELPMEQRSNPYTTKEENFDYFFSRKVMLVKYSTAYVIMPGGFGTLDELFEALTLIQTKKVDGVCVFLMGEAFYAPLLAFMRSSLLAEGMIDEEDLAKLTLTDDVDLVVREIRESLDLQLGSLRASGLADTPYYKKLQQFFEERGFGEDHDTLLR, encoded by the coding sequence ATGGCATCGGAGCAGAAGATAGAGCAGCGCTATGTCAAAGATATCAAGTCCTCCGACGTCTGGTCGGTATTCAAGATCCTGGCCGACTTTGTCAAGGGGTTCGACGAACTGGGCGACCTCGGCCCGGCCGTGACGATCTTCGGCAGCGCCCGCGTCGATGAAACGCACCCCTGGTACGCCAAAACCGTCGAACTCTCCGGCAAGCTGGCTGCTTCGGGTTTCAACGTGATCAGCGGCGGCGGCCCGGGCATCATGGAAGCGGCCAATCGCGGGGCCTACGAGCACCGGGAAGCCGGGGTCGAATCGGTCGGTCTGAACATCGAACTCCCGATGGAACAGCGCTCCAATCCCTATACGACCAAAGAGGAGAATTTCGACTACTTCTTCTCCCGGAAGGTGATGCTCGTCAAATACTCCACGGCCTACGTCATCATGCCCGGCGGGTTCGGCACCCTCGATGAACTTTTCGAGGCGTTGACGCTGATTCAGACCAAGAAGGTCGACGGGGTCTGCGTCTTTTTAATGGGGGAGGCCTTTTACGCCCCGCTGCTGGCGTTTATGCGGAGCTCGCTGCTCGCCGAGGGGATGATCGACGAAGAGGACCTGGCGAAGCTGACGCTGACGGATGACGTGGACCTGGTCGTTCGGGAGATCCGTGAATCGCTGGATCTTCAGCTGGGATCGCTCAGGGCGAGCGGCCTGGCGGACACTCCCTACTATAAGAAGCTGCAGCAGTTCTTCGAGGAGCGCGGCTTCGGGGAGGATCACGATACGCTGCTGCGTTAA
- a CDS encoding sulfite exporter TauE/SafE family protein, with translation MGIFLMGLQLGATACTLSCMPVMIPLLLGSADNKRDATTVLTQYFGAKVFAYTLIALIAFFGADFVKSHLPDSALFSKGAALFVIALGGVMLYQAFKGENSCSAGACRRSKGLGYIGTGFFSSFNFCLPVSTLIAMSALSGSVELSALFGLLFGLGAVTVPFLFFYLFIFRITSTVLTEFSRHKKRLKAGSALLLIFIGGMLYSGIIHL, from the coding sequence GTGGGAATTTTTCTGATGGGACTGCAGCTCGGGGCCACGGCCTGTACCCTCAGCTGCATGCCGGTCATGATACCGCTGCTGCTAGGCAGTGCGGACAACAAACGGGATGCGACGACGGTCCTGACACAATACTTCGGCGCAAAGGTCTTTGCCTACACCCTCATCGCCCTCATCGCCTTTTTCGGCGCGGACTTCGTCAAAAGCCACCTTCCGGACAGCGCCCTGTTTTCCAAAGGAGCCGCCCTCTTTGTCATCGCACTTGGCGGAGTGATGCTTTATCAGGCATTCAAAGGGGAGAACAGCTGCAGCGCCGGTGCCTGCCGCCGCTCAAAGGGACTGGGGTACATCGGCACGGGTTTTTTTAGCTCTTTTAATTTCTGCCTTCCCGTCTCTACGCTGATCGCGATGAGTGCCCTGAGCGGCTCTGTCGAGCTCTCCGCGCTTTTCGGTCTGCTTTTTGGGCTGGGAGCCGTCACCGTACCCTTCCTCTTCTTTTACCTCTTCATTTTCCGGATCACTTCCACCGTCCTTACGGAGTTTTCGCGCCATAAAAAGCGCTTGAAAGCCGGTTCGGCACTGCTACTTATCTTTATAGGAGGGATGCTTTACAGCGGAATAATACACTTGTAA
- a CDS encoding 2-hydroxyacyl-CoA dehydratase family protein — protein MPTAKHTIETPQARQNRHKAMEAIILLNALREDFKAPLEGMRYFYDLFERVYCHQEPQHEGSVKVGTMCIQIPSEIIRALDAVPIRLCNGFYADDEIGSELMPQKSCPLVRATVGHFASDNFSDRPDILFSPTTCDQKTKAGAIIESFGHRVIDVEFPRTKESEASRNYWRTSVRHFAKTLSSFRGRKLTRSRMHEAIREVGYAQSLYHRLAAARENDAVPIRGVDMFLVTNAFFFDKSERWIAAAERLVDEVEARVASGFHVGGKMSPRIVFTGSPPVFPNYKIPVILETSDAVIVADETCSSNRMFNDMVSVDEWNLNSMIDSVADKYLKACTCPIFTKNDDRIRKIIRLAKQYNADGVVYQAYAGCQVYEMEQQSVLAAMEKEGIPILYLESDYSPSQQGQLTTRVEAFVESLKNRRRKRK, from the coding sequence ATGCCGACAGCTAAGCACACGATCGAAACGCCGCAGGCGCGTCAGAACCGCCACAAAGCCATGGAAGCGATCATCCTGCTCAATGCCCTAAGGGAAGATTTCAAAGCGCCCCTGGAGGGAATGCGCTACTTTTACGACCTCTTTGAACGGGTCTACTGCCACCAGGAGCCGCAGCATGAAGGGAGCGTCAAGGTCGGGACGATGTGTATCCAGATCCCCTCCGAGATCATCCGTGCGCTAGACGCCGTCCCCATCCGGCTCTGCAACGGCTTTTACGCCGATGACGAGATCGGCAGCGAACTCATGCCCCAAAAGTCCTGTCCCCTGGTCAGGGCCACGGTTGGCCATTTTGCCTCGGACAATTTCAGCGACCGGCCCGATATCCTCTTTTCACCCACGACCTGCGACCAGAAGACCAAAGCCGGCGCCATTATCGAGAGCTTCGGCCACCGGGTCATCGACGTCGAATTCCCGCGGACCAAGGAGAGCGAGGCGAGCCGGAACTACTGGCGCACAAGCGTCAGGCATTTTGCCAAAACGCTCAGCAGCTTCCGCGGAAGGAAGCTGACACGCAGCCGGATGCATGAGGCCATCCGAGAGGTAGGCTATGCCCAGTCGCTCTACCACCGGCTGGCCGCGGCACGGGAAAACGACGCGGTGCCCATCCGGGGAGTCGACATGTTTTTGGTGACAAATGCCTTTTTCTTCGACAAAAGCGAACGTTGGATCGCAGCGGCGGAGCGGCTGGTCGACGAGGTCGAAGCGCGGGTGGCATCCGGGTTCCATGTCGGCGGCAAGATGAGTCCCCGTATCGTCTTTACCGGATCGCCGCCGGTCTTTCCGAACTACAAGATCCCGGTGATCCTCGAAACGTCCGATGCAGTTATCGTCGCCGACGAGACCTGCAGCTCCAACCGGATGTTCAACGATATGGTCTCCGTGGACGAGTGGAATCTCAACAGCATGATTGATTCGGTTGCGGACAAATACCTCAAAGCGTGCACCTGCCCTATCTTTACGAAAAACGATGACCGCATCCGCAAAATCATCCGTCTGGCAAAACAATACAACGCCGACGGGGTCGTCTACCAGGCGTATGCCGGGTGCCAGGTCTACGAGATGGAGCAGCAAAGCGTCCTAGCGGCGATGGAAAAAGAGGGTATCCCCATCCTCTACTTAGAGAGTGACTACAGCCCTTCGCAGCAGGGGCAGCTCACCACACGGGTGGAGGCCTTTGTCGAATCATTGAAAAACAGACGGAGAAAGCGGAAGTGA
- a CDS encoding response regulator transcription factor gives MEATRLLLIEDDVQMAELLGRFLRQEGMTVEHVTRPSRAMKALETEPFDLVVLDLSLPEMDGLMLCRKIRERSDVPIIISSARTDLDDKLTGLENGADDYLPKPYDPRELMARIKTVLRRRGRSETETEEPQSRFRIDEEGTLIYFDGTPLKLTLAEYEILKLMLRHPNRTISRADIANSIESHRFDSGVESINILVGRIRKKLDPEHFDTFIQTVRGIGYRFDEH, from the coding sequence GTGGAAGCGACCCGCTTGCTACTGATCGAAGACGACGTCCAGATGGCGGAACTGCTGGGGCGGTTTCTGCGCCAGGAGGGGATGACGGTCGAACACGTGACACGCCCCTCCCGGGCGATGAAGGCGCTGGAAACGGAGCCGTTCGACCTCGTGGTACTCGATCTCTCCCTGCCGGAGATGGACGGGCTGATGCTCTGCCGCAAAATCCGCGAACGCTCCGACGTTCCCATTATCATCTCCAGCGCGCGTACGGACCTCGACGACAAGCTGACGGGGCTGGAAAACGGGGCGGACGACTACCTGCCCAAGCCCTACGATCCCCGCGAACTGATGGCGCGGATCAAGACCGTGCTGCGGCGCCGGGGACGGAGCGAGACGGAAACGGAGGAGCCGCAGAGCCGTTTCCGCATCGACGAAGAGGGGACGCTGATCTATTTCGACGGCACACCTTTGAAACTGACCCTGGCGGAGTACGAGATCCTGAAATTGATGCTGAGGCACCCCAACCGCACCATCTCCCGCGCCGATATCGCCAACAGCATCGAGTCGCACCGCTTTGACAGCGGGGTCGAAAGCATCAATATCCTCGTCGGGCGCATCCGCAAAAAGCTCGACCCGGAGCATTTTGACACCTTCATTCAGACCGTGCGCGGCATAGGGTACCGGTTTGACGAACATTAA
- a CDS encoding TonB-dependent receptor encodes MKLFYLSLAAAVACSGLNAENVVKMGDLTVTATKIEQDTFESPASVSVVTAKTIEEKSVQRADQALKDLPGVYVRALGGNLPSNFSNTVTLRGIPGYYRTAVLVDGIALNDAFSGAVNWSSIAVDDIDQIEVVSGPFSSLYGGNAMGGVINVITKKPTKTQLSAKIGLGSNQYKSEKFLYRSKLGEKLGIALNYERQDSDGYISDKVVKTFSSGSGTTPVTGWKKTTNTYGDTAYILGDKGRRSWWSTNAGLKLFYDIDERSELRLGASQYRYETDFEHFNTYLRDGAGTPIYSGNVEIDDNGPYNKTISEKDFLFGPNGQDITKYTLEYKIDFENDITVKADAAYTEYDYWYISQASGATISGGSGSISEIPSKKTYGALQASFPIGQSHLVVAGVDFNKNELSKKTTNLTNWRYDGSKTDLTYHSDGQSTTQAVFFQDEILLGEKWSFYIGGRYDYWKTDGTVRGYGTSPYVLPYPSRNDSQFSPKVSAVYRAGEKATIRASVGSAFRAPTLSDLYSSWLASNGKLSQANPNLKPEKTTSWEIGFEQQFDSKTLVRATYYENYLTDLIYTTDVNATLSEKRNAGKAEIKGVELSIKQELIEGIDAFINYTYTDAKIVKNSAVPASEGKRVTYTPEHQFNLGMNVSKGAWSGSLIGSYVGDVTTKDDNSDTVKNVYGGFQSYFVADAKIAYDVQENLGISLAVNNLLDREYYQYYLMPGRTFYGELSFKF; translated from the coding sequence ATGAAATTGTTCTATCTGTCTTTGGCTGCCGCCGTCGCGTGTAGCGGCCTGAACGCAGAGAATGTTGTAAAAATGGGTGACCTCACGGTCACTGCCACTAAAATAGAGCAGGATACCTTTGAATCGCCGGCCAGTGTCAGTGTCGTAACGGCCAAAACGATTGAAGAGAAGTCCGTGCAGCGAGCCGACCAGGCACTCAAGGACCTACCGGGGGTTTACGTGCGCGCGCTCGGAGGCAACCTCCCGAGCAATTTTAGCAATACGGTGACGCTAAGAGGGATTCCCGGATATTATCGTACGGCTGTCCTGGTGGACGGCATTGCGCTTAACGATGCCTTTTCCGGCGCGGTCAACTGGTCGAGTATCGCCGTTGACGATATTGATCAGATCGAAGTCGTTTCCGGGCCCTTTTCCTCTCTATACGGCGGTAATGCAATGGGTGGTGTTATCAACGTCATCACGAAAAAACCGACCAAAACTCAACTGAGTGCGAAAATCGGCTTGGGCAGCAATCAGTACAAAAGTGAAAAGTTCCTGTATCGGAGCAAGTTAGGGGAGAAGCTGGGAATCGCGTTGAACTATGAGCGCCAGGACAGCGACGGATATATCAGCGACAAGGTCGTCAAAACGTTCTCGTCCGGCAGCGGTACCACCCCGGTTACCGGCTGGAAAAAGACGACAAACACCTACGGCGATACGGCATACATCCTTGGAGACAAGGGGAGAAGATCCTGGTGGTCCACGAATGCCGGGCTCAAACTTTTTTACGATATCGATGAGCGTTCAGAGCTGAGACTTGGGGCTTCCCAATACCGCTACGAGACGGACTTCGAACATTTCAACACCTACCTGCGCGATGGCGCTGGCACGCCGATCTACTCGGGCAATGTCGAGATCGACGATAACGGCCCTTACAACAAAACGATCAGCGAAAAAGATTTCCTCTTCGGTCCCAACGGTCAGGATATCACCAAATATACGCTCGAGTATAAAATAGACTTCGAAAATGACATCACCGTCAAAGCGGATGCCGCCTATACCGAGTACGACTACTGGTACATTTCGCAAGCTTCCGGGGCGACCATCAGCGGCGGTTCCGGGAGTATCTCCGAGATACCCAGCAAAAAGACATACGGCGCGCTGCAGGCAAGTTTTCCGATCGGTCAGAGCCATCTTGTCGTAGCCGGGGTCGACTTCAACAAGAACGAACTTTCGAAAAAAACGACCAATTTGACCAACTGGCGTTATGACGGAAGCAAAACGGACCTTACCTACCATTCGGACGGGCAGAGTACGACCCAGGCCGTTTTTTTCCAGGATGAGATCCTCCTGGGTGAAAAGTGGAGCTTCTATATCGGCGGACGCTACGACTACTGGAAAACCGATGGCACCGTCCGCGGGTACGGCACCTCCCCTTATGTGCTGCCCTACCCTTCACGTAACGATTCGCAGTTCAGCCCCAAGGTATCCGCGGTCTATCGCGCCGGGGAAAAGGCGACGATCCGCGCCTCCGTCGGCAGCGCTTTCCGGGCACCGACACTGAGCGACCTGTACTCCTCCTGGCTCGCATCCAACGGCAAACTGTCGCAGGCAAATCCGAACCTGAAACCGGAAAAAACCACTTCGTGGGAGATCGGGTTCGAGCAGCAGTTCGACTCGAAAACGTTGGTACGCGCGACTTATTACGAAAACTACCTCACGGACCTGATCTATACCACGGACGTCAATGCAACGCTGAGCGAGAAACGCAATGCGGGCAAAGCCGAGATCAAAGGGGTGGAGCTCTCTATCAAACAGGAGCTCATCGAGGGGATTGACGCCTTCATCAACTACACCTATACCGATGCAAAGATCGTCAAAAACAGTGCCGTGCCAGCCAGTGAGGGCAAACGCGTCACCTATACGCCCGAACACCAGTTCAACCTCGGTATGAACGTCTCCAAAGGCGCATGGAGCGGCTCCCTGATCGGCAGTTACGTCGGCGATGTGACGACAAAAGACGATAACTCCGACACCGTGAAAAACGTCTACGGCGGGTTCCAATCCTACTTTGTCGCCGATGCGAAAATCGCCTACGACGTTCAGGAAAACCTGGGGATTTCTCTGGCAGTGAATAACCTCTTAGACCGCGAATATTATCAATATTACCTGATGCCGGGAAGAACCTTCTATGGCGAACTCTCGTTCAAATTCTAG
- the mnmA gene encoding tRNA 2-thiouridine(34) synthase MnmA — protein sequence MEKKKVLIGMSGGVDSTVTTMLLKEQGYEVEGVYMKLHSKPGYHEIHQARAQKAADFAGVKLHVLDLQQQFNQNVFTPFVETYKAGRTPNPCALCNRTMKFGALADFADKVGADYLATGHYIKTDGHFLYQAEDDTKDQSYFLFYIDKRIVPRLIFPLGERKKTDIKAYAASVEGLESFASQAESSEICFVETTYADVLKDYVNIDQPGEVLDSDGNVVGEHKGYMHYTIGKRKGFTVHGAHEPHFVLEIKPETNQIVVGKKEDLEIWDVTIGNINLFDERSEFDTTVKLRYRTKAVPCHVKIEGEKAQIKLQEPVLGVAAGQAAVFYDGDKLIGGGWIE from the coding sequence ATGGAAAAGAAAAAAGTGCTTATCGGGATGAGCGGCGGGGTGGACTCGACGGTGACGACGATGCTGCTCAAAGAACAGGGCTACGAGGTCGAAGGGGTGTACATGAAGCTGCACTCCAAACCGGGATACCATGAGATCCATCAGGCCCGCGCCCAGAAAGCCGCGGATTTCGCCGGGGTGAAGCTGCATGTCCTCGATCTGCAGCAACAGTTCAACCAAAACGTCTTTACCCCCTTTGTCGAGACCTATAAAGCGGGTCGTACGCCGAACCCCTGCGCCCTGTGCAACCGGACGATGAAGTTCGGTGCCCTGGCGGATTTCGCCGATAAGGTGGGGGCAGATTACCTGGCGACGGGGCACTACATCAAGACCGATGGGCACTTCCTCTACCAGGCGGAGGATGATACCAAAGACCAGAGCTATTTTCTTTTCTATATCGACAAAAGGATCGTGCCGCGCCTCATCTTCCCGCTGGGCGAACGCAAAAAGACGGATATCAAAGCCTACGCCGCCTCCGTTGAGGGGCTGGAATCCTTCGCGTCGCAGGCGGAATCAAGCGAGATCTGCTTTGTCGAGACGACCTATGCGGACGTGCTCAAGGATTATGTGAACATTGACCAGCCCGGCGAGGTGCTTGACAGTGACGGCAACGTCGTCGGAGAGCATAAAGGGTACATGCACTACACGATCGGCAAGCGCAAGGGGTTCACCGTCCACGGCGCCCATGAACCGCACTTCGTTCTCGAGATCAAGCCCGAGACGAACCAGATCGTCGTCGGTAAGAAAGAGGATCTGGAGATATGGGATGTTACCATCGGCAACATCAACCTCTTCGACGAGCGCAGTGAATTCGATACGACGGTGAAACTGCGTTACCGTACGAAAGCCGTGCCGTGCCATGTCAAGATCGAAGGGGAAAAGGCACAGATCAAGCTGCAGGAGCCTGTATTGGGTGTCGCAGCCGGACAGGCAGCCGTCTTCTACGACGGTGACAAGCTGATCGGCGGGGGCTGGATCGAGTAA
- a CDS encoding 4Fe-4S binding protein, which produces MNLNRFRFLFQLAAFMLLVYGGYAGIDLGNKLPTFACVFNSEGSGGKCYLGMLQHDLNHPLKSFLGFAGGAFLISLGVFILWLVLLNKAWCGYMCPLGTMQDWITALRKKMRIGASEYTWENRSRIKPIKYILLVLLLIIPIMISNSLLGLPTLPSGLSMPFCDICPGRMMIPLFTGDFHQFYIDYSTTADLVMTTLGMVVTGLFLAGAFIKKRFFCYFCPMSALHYVFSKSTAFRLLKDGAKCTKCGDCYQACDMDILEIADDVTHRNLVTEDCTLCLKCVAACPEEGCLEANFAGQTLFESTKEGFILRMAMERNTQNADS; this is translated from the coding sequence ATGAACCTGAACCGGTTCCGGTTCCTCTTCCAGCTTGCCGCTTTCATGCTGCTCGTCTACGGCGGCTATGCCGGCATCGACCTCGGTAACAAACTGCCCACCTTCGCCTGTGTCTTCAACTCCGAAGGCAGCGGCGGGAAGTGCTATCTCGGCATGCTGCAGCACGATCTGAACCACCCTTTGAAATCGTTCCTTGGCTTCGCCGGCGGAGCGTTTCTGATCTCGCTGGGGGTCTTCATCCTCTGGCTCGTGCTGCTCAACAAGGCGTGGTGCGGCTACATGTGCCCCTTGGGGACGATGCAGGACTGGATCACCGCGCTGCGCAAAAAGATGCGCATTGGCGCTTCGGAGTACACCTGGGAGAACCGCAGCCGCATCAAACCGATAAAATATATTTTGCTGGTCCTGCTGCTGATTATCCCGATTATGATTAGTAATTCGCTGTTAGGGCTGCCGACGCTCCCATCAGGGCTCTCCATGCCCTTTTGTGACATCTGTCCGGGGCGGATGATGATCCCGCTCTTTACCGGGGATTTCCACCAGTTCTATATCGACTACTCCACAACGGCCGACCTGGTCATGACGACGCTCGGCATGGTCGTCACGGGACTCTTTCTGGCCGGCGCATTCATCAAAAAGCGCTTTTTCTGCTACTTCTGTCCCATGAGTGCGCTGCACTACGTCTTTTCCAAAAGCACGGCCTTCCGCCTGCTCAAAGATGGCGCGAAGTGCACCAAATGCGGCGACTGCTATCAGGCCTGCGACATGGACATCCTCGAGATCGCCGACGACGTGACGCACCGCAACCTCGTGACCGAAGACTGTACCCTCTGTCTCAAGTGCGTCGCCGCCTGTCCGGAAGAGGGGTGTTTGGAGGCGAATTTTGCCGGCCAAACGTTGTTTGAATCGACCAAGGAGGGGTTTATCCTCCGAATGGCGATGGAAAGGAACACACAAAATGCCGACAGCTAA